In Geobacter anodireducens, a genomic segment contains:
- a CDS encoding 16S rRNA (adenine(1518)-N(6)/adenine(1519)-N(6))-dimethyltransferase — MRGDGIRARKALGQNFLTDRSVLSRIAALVSAGTGERVLEIGPGKGALTSYLAEQAGRLVAVELDDRLVPLLRGSFADNPRVTIIEGDILDLDIRETLARYGTPPWKVAANLPYNISTPVLFRLLDVRDLFTRLVLMLQKEVGDRLAAGPGGKEYGVLSVLFQLHFDVTRELLVRPGSFHPVPKVDSVVLSFVPLAQPRVDVGDEDYFRRVVKASFAMRRKTLWNCLKGGALGVPTDGIRDALARCGIDEGRRGETLSLQEFALLTKGLLAAGGTLPPRAP, encoded by the coding sequence GTGAGAGGAGACGGCATCCGTGCCCGCAAGGCACTCGGGCAGAATTTCCTCACTGACCGTTCGGTTCTTTCCCGCATTGCGGCCCTGGTGAGTGCCGGCACCGGCGAGCGAGTCCTGGAGATCGGCCCCGGCAAGGGAGCGCTGACGTCATATCTGGCGGAACAGGCCGGGCGGCTGGTGGCCGTCGAACTGGACGACCGCCTGGTGCCGCTGCTGCGCGGCAGTTTTGCCGACAATCCCCGGGTCACGATCATCGAGGGCGACATCCTCGACCTGGATATCCGCGAAACCCTGGCCCGCTACGGCACGCCTCCCTGGAAGGTTGCGGCAAACCTGCCCTATAACATCTCCACGCCGGTCCTGTTCAGGCTGCTCGATGTCCGGGATCTTTTCACCCGACTCGTGCTCATGCTCCAGAAAGAGGTGGGCGACAGACTCGCCGCAGGACCGGGGGGCAAAGAGTACGGTGTCTTGTCGGTCCTGTTCCAGCTTCACTTTGATGTGACCCGCGAGCTCCTCGTCAGGCCGGGCTCGTTCCACCCCGTGCCCAAGGTAGATTCGGTGGTTCTCTCGTTTGTTCCCCTGGCGCAGCCCCGGGTGGACGTGGGGGACGAGGACTATTTCAGGCGGGTGGTCAAGGCGTCCTTTGCCATGAGGCGCAAGACGCTCTGGAATTGTTTGAAGGGGGGAGCGCTGGGTGTGCCGACGGACGGCATCAGGGATGCTCTGGCACGCTGCGGCATCGATGAGGGGAGACGCGGCGAGACGCTTTCGCTGCAGGAGTTTGCCCTGTTGACCAAGGGGCTGCTGGCAGCCGGGGGTACGCTCCCGCCCCGCGCACCATAG
- a CDS encoding 2-oxoglutarate oxidoreductase — MQQVFKKPVSLKDVQTHFCPGCHHGTFHRLVAEAMDEFGVQKKTIGVASVGCSVFLYGYFDIDVVEAPHGRAPAVATGVKRARPDAFVFTYQGDGDLAAIGTSEIIHAANRGEDITVIFVNNTTYGMTGGQMAPTTLVGQRTSTSPYGRKNEKDGSPIRMAELLAQLEGVAFSARVAVNNPKNLMDAKRQIKKAFRYQAEGKGFSFIEALSSCPTNWGMDALAANERVGTEMCAYFPLGVFKNTAQL; from the coding sequence ATGCAACAGGTCTTCAAGAAACCGGTCAGTCTCAAGGATGTCCAGACCCACTTCTGTCCGGGGTGCCATCACGGCACCTTCCATCGCCTCGTGGCCGAGGCCATGGATGAATTCGGCGTGCAGAAGAAGACCATCGGGGTTGCCTCGGTGGGATGCTCCGTTTTTCTCTACGGCTACTTCGATATCGATGTGGTCGAGGCGCCCCATGGCCGGGCTCCCGCCGTGGCCACCGGGGTCAAACGGGCCCGTCCCGACGCCTTTGTCTTCACCTATCAGGGGGACGGGGACCTGGCCGCCATCGGCACCTCCGAAATCATCCATGCGGCCAACCGCGGCGAAGACATCACGGTTATCTTCGTCAACAACACCACGTACGGCATGACCGGCGGTCAGATGGCTCCCACCACTCTGGTCGGGCAAAGGACCTCCACTTCGCCCTATGGCAGGAAGAACGAGAAGGACGGCTCGCCCATCCGGATGGCGGAACTGCTGGCCCAACTGGAGGGGGTGGCCTTTTCGGCCAGGGTCGCCGTGAACAACCCCAAGAATCTCATGGACGCCAAGCGCCAGATCAAGAAAGCCTTCCGTTATCAGGCCGAGGGCAAGGGATTTTCCTTTATCGAGGCACTCTCCTCATGTCCCACCAACTGGGGCATGGACGCCCTGGCTGCCAACGAACGGGTAGGGACCGAAATGTGTGCCTATTTCCCGCTCGGCGTCTTCAAAAACACCGCTCAACTCTAA
- a CDS encoding phosphate starvation-inducible protein PhoH — protein sequence MIKNFVLDTNVLLYDPQAIFKFEENNIIIPITVIEEIDRFKKDMNETGRNARQLSRYIDEMRAAGSLSNGIALENGGTLRVEMYAEKFMKVLPPELREERGDNRILAVALSVKEQDEATPVIFVTKDTNLRIKSDALGLKAEDYESDKVDIEELYPGFTELEVSAEMVDRFHGQGWVDLAGYDLHPNQFVTLRDAANPSHTALGKYRADQKRIIPIAKNGKDGVWSIHPRNREQAFAFDALLDDSIKLVTLVGKAGTGKTLLAIAAGLHKTAEENVYNRLLVSRPVFPMGRDLGFLPGDIEEKLTPWMQPIFDNVELLLSGHEAEKRHSKGYKELMAMGIMDIEPLTYIRGRSIPLQFMIVDEAQNLTPHEIKTIITRAGEGTKIVLTGDPYQIDNPYVDASSNGLTYVVERFKGVPIAGHVTMTKGERSELAELAANLL from the coding sequence ATGATCAAAAATTTCGTGCTCGATACCAACGTCCTCCTCTACGATCCGCAGGCCATCTTCAAGTTCGAGGAAAACAACATCATCATCCCCATAACCGTTATCGAGGAGATCGACCGGTTCAAGAAGGACATGAACGAAACCGGCCGCAACGCCCGGCAGCTTTCGCGCTACATTGACGAAATGCGCGCCGCCGGCTCTCTCTCCAACGGCATTGCCCTCGAAAACGGCGGGACCCTGCGCGTAGAGATGTATGCAGAAAAATTCATGAAGGTGCTGCCTCCCGAGTTGCGCGAAGAACGGGGCGACAACCGGATTCTGGCCGTGGCGCTCAGTGTCAAGGAGCAGGATGAGGCCACGCCGGTCATCTTCGTGACCAAGGACACCAACCTGCGCATCAAGTCCGACGCCCTCGGCCTCAAAGCAGAGGACTACGAGTCCGACAAGGTCGATATTGAGGAACTCTATCCCGGTTTTACCGAGCTCGAGGTGTCGGCGGAGATGGTGGATCGCTTTCACGGCCAGGGATGGGTCGACCTTGCCGGCTACGACCTGCACCCCAACCAGTTCGTCACCCTGCGCGATGCGGCCAACCCGTCCCATACGGCCCTGGGGAAATACCGTGCCGACCAGAAGCGGATCATTCCCATCGCCAAGAACGGCAAAGACGGGGTCTGGAGCATCCATCCCCGCAACCGGGAACAGGCCTTTGCCTTTGACGCCCTGCTGGACGACTCCATCAAGCTCGTGACACTGGTGGGCAAGGCGGGCACCGGCAAGACGCTGTTGGCCATAGCGGCCGGACTGCACAAAACCGCCGAGGAGAACGTCTACAACCGGCTTCTGGTCTCCCGTCCCGTATTCCCCATGGGACGCGACCTGGGTTTCCTCCCGGGCGACATCGAGGAAAAACTGACCCCGTGGATGCAGCCCATCTTCGACAACGTGGAACTCCTCCTCTCGGGCCACGAGGCTGAAAAGCGGCACAGCAAGGGGTACAAGGAGCTCATGGCCATGGGGATCATGGATATCGAACCCCTGACCTACATCCGCGGTCGTTCCATTCCGCTTCAGTTCATGATCGTGGACGAGGCCCAGAACCTCACCCCCCACGAGATCAAGACCATCATCACCCGGGCCGGCGAGGGGACCAAGATCGTGCTCACGGGCGATCCCTACCAGATCGACAACCCTTACGTGGACGCGTCTTCCAACGGCCTCACCTACGTGGTGGAGCGCTTCAAGGGGGTGCCCATCGCCGGTCATGTCACCATGACCAAAGGCGAACGGTCGGAGTTGGCTGAACTGGCTGCAAACCTTCTCTAG
- a CDS encoding cysteine desulfurase yields MSVYLDNAATSFPKPEAVYEAVDHALRRMGVGPGRGGYRRSIEATRIVFEAREAVAALLGVTDSSRVVFTHSATEALNLAVSGLLSPGDHVVTTTMEHNSLVRPLHVAAGRGVEVTRVPADRRGFVTPKAVAAAMRPNTRLVALSHCSNVTGALQPVEEIGAEVKKRGALLLVDAAQSAGMIPLDAPAIGIDLLAAPGHKGLLGPQGTGILYVAEGTELTPLMVGGTGIHSSDEEQPDAMPERYESGTLNTPGIAGLGAGVAFIARTGLSAIREREASLVRQILEGLAGMRRVTVHGPAADEPRGSVISFSAADMDPQSIGFRLDRDHDISVRVGLHCAPSAHRTIGTYPAGTVRVSPGFFTTDNDVEFFLRALCEIVGGRGR; encoded by the coding sequence ATGTCAGTATATCTGGATAATGCCGCCACTTCCTTTCCCAAGCCAGAAGCAGTCTACGAAGCCGTTGACCACGCCCTGCGCCGCATGGGGGTCGGTCCCGGCAGGGGAGGGTACCGGCGGAGCATCGAGGCAACGCGGATAGTGTTCGAGGCGCGAGAGGCGGTGGCAGCCCTGCTGGGGGTGACCGATTCTTCCCGCGTGGTATTCACCCACAGTGCCACCGAAGCGCTCAATCTGGCGGTTTCGGGACTCCTCTCTCCCGGCGACCACGTGGTTACCACCACCATGGAGCACAACTCTCTGGTCCGGCCGCTGCATGTGGCTGCGGGGCGCGGCGTGGAGGTAACCAGGGTTCCCGCAGACCGCCGGGGATTCGTTACCCCGAAAGCCGTTGCGGCGGCCATGAGGCCAAACACGCGTCTCGTGGCCCTCTCCCACTGTTCCAATGTTACCGGGGCCCTGCAGCCCGTGGAAGAGATCGGCGCTGAAGTGAAAAAGCGGGGCGCCCTGCTGTTGGTGGATGCGGCCCAGTCTGCCGGCATGATTCCCCTGGATGCGCCGGCAATCGGCATAGACCTGCTGGCTGCGCCGGGGCACAAGGGACTCCTCGGCCCCCAGGGAACCGGTATCCTCTACGTGGCCGAAGGGACCGAACTCACGCCGCTCATGGTGGGGGGGACCGGCATCCACTCTTCCGACGAGGAACAGCCGGACGCCATGCCCGAACGGTACGAGAGCGGCACCCTCAATACTCCCGGCATCGCCGGCCTCGGGGCGGGGGTGGCGTTCATCGCCCGGACGGGGCTTTCTGCCATCAGGGAGCGGGAGGCCTCTCTGGTCCGGCAGATTCTGGAAGGGCTTGCAGGCATGCGACGGGTAACCGTTCACGGTCCCGCTGCTGACGAACCCCGCGGGAGCGTCATCAGCTTTTCAGCCGCGGACATGGACCCGCAGTCGATCGGCTTTCGCCTTGACCGCGACCACGACATCAGCGTCAGGGTTGGCCTCCACTGCGCACCCTCGGCTCACCGGACCATCGGGACCTATCCCGCGGGAACGGTGAGGGTGAGCCCCGGTTTTTTCACCACTGACAACGATGTGGAGTTCTTCCTGCGGGCGCTCTGCGAGATTGTCGGGGGAAGGGGAAGGTGA
- a CDS encoding 2-ketoisovalerate ferredoxin oxidoreductase (catalyzes the coenzyme A-dependent oxidation of 3-methyl-2-oxobutanoate coupled to the reduction of ferredoxin producing S-(2-methylpropanoyl)-CoA) codes for MTKRLFMKGNEALAMAAIEAGCRYYFGYPITPQSDIPEYMSRELPGLGGEFIQAESEIASINMLLGASATGVRAMTSSSSPGISLKQEGISYMAGAELPGVIVNICRSGPGLGGIDASQADYFQAVKGGGHGGYHIIVLAPSSVQEMYDLTMLAFDLSDIYRMPAMIFGDSVIGQMKEPLTPNPRPSCVLPSKDWIVRGKGDGEQRVVKSLYLGDGELEAHNWKLHARYAELKEKEARWEEFMLDDAEFLVTAFGSAARIAKTAVMSAREQGLKVGLLRPITLFPFPEKAYRTVTARCKKVLDIELNAGQMVEDVRLSVTAGTDVFFYGRPPGAGSLPTPEELLEQIRKFY; via the coding sequence TTGACAAAGCGACTGTTCATGAAGGGTAACGAGGCTCTGGCCATGGCCGCCATCGAGGCCGGATGCCGTTACTATTTCGGCTATCCCATCACGCCCCAGAGCGATATCCCCGAATACATGTCCCGCGAACTCCCCGGCCTGGGCGGCGAGTTCATTCAAGCAGAGAGCGAGATCGCATCCATCAACATGCTCTTGGGGGCCTCGGCCACCGGCGTCCGGGCCATGACATCATCGTCGAGCCCCGGCATATCGCTCAAGCAGGAGGGGATCTCCTACATGGCCGGCGCCGAGCTTCCCGGCGTCATCGTCAATATTTGCCGGTCGGGTCCGGGGCTCGGCGGCATCGACGCATCCCAGGCGGATTACTTCCAGGCGGTCAAGGGGGGAGGGCACGGGGGCTATCACATCATCGTCCTCGCACCCTCGTCGGTTCAGGAGATGTACGATCTGACCATGCTCGCCTTCGACCTTTCCGACATCTACCGGATGCCGGCCATGATCTTCGGTGATTCGGTCATCGGCCAGATGAAGGAACCCCTCACCCCGAACCCGCGCCCCTCGTGCGTGCTGCCGTCCAAAGACTGGATCGTACGGGGCAAGGGTGACGGCGAACAGCGCGTGGTCAAATCCCTGTACCTGGGCGACGGCGAACTTGAGGCCCACAACTGGAAACTCCATGCCCGCTACGCCGAACTGAAGGAAAAGGAGGCGCGCTGGGAGGAATTCATGCTCGACGATGCCGAATTCCTGGTGACCGCCTTCGGCTCCGCGGCCCGCATCGCCAAGACCGCGGTTATGAGCGCCCGGGAGCAGGGGCTTAAAGTGGGGCTTCTGCGGCCCATTACCCTGTTCCCCTTTCCGGAGAAAGCATACCGCACCGTTACGGCGCGCTGTAAAAAGGTGCTCGATATCGAACTGAACGCGGGTCAGATGGTGGAGGATGTCCGTCTCTCCGTGACCGCCGGAACCGACGTTTTTTTCTACGGCAGGCCCCCCGGTGCCGGTTCGCTCCCCACGCCGGAAGAACTGCTGGAACAGATCAGAAAATTTTATTGA
- a CDS encoding tungsten formylmethanofuran dehydrogenase encodes MAQIEIDESRCKGCGLCTLACSRKLIVMSSTINKYGYVTAVMTSQDQCTGCALCAEICPDVAIKVYK; translated from the coding sequence ATGGCTCAAATTGAGATTGATGAATCGAGGTGCAAAGGGTGTGGTCTCTGTACGCTCGCCTGCTCGCGCAAACTGATCGTGATGAGTAGCACGATCAATAAATACGGCTATGTCACCGCCGTCATGACCAGCCAGGATCAATGTACCGGCTGTGCTCTCTGTGCGGAGATATGCCCTGACGTTGCTATTAAGGTTTATAAATAG
- a CDS encoding diguanylate cyclase, whose protein sequence is MERSPERTREMLEAEVSALKDLIEVAGAVVSTLDLDSVLRHILTSAMRFAETPAGSIALYDGYRHDLTLHAHKGLTPEFVKTERWNVQPGGLTEQVLTRGEILFVNDTADTSFFHNPTALNEGIRSLICVPLMIQNRIVGILYLDDFVPRQFDQKRMKLLSVLASFAAMAIDNAQLHARTRLMAITDSLTGLYNHRYFQQVFNRELNRAKRYEKPLAIIMLDVDDFKRFNDTYGHPHGDKVLAAMGDFLGEALRSSDFAFRYGGEEFIVLLPETEFDSALQVAERLRELVERQSLDVLKGIAPHGITVSVGVASFPRDGGSRGELLKRVDDLLYRAKEYGKNRVYSRSEDEP, encoded by the coding sequence ATGGAACGCAGCCCCGAGCGCACGCGGGAAATGCTCGAAGCCGAGGTGAGCGCGCTGAAGGACCTGATCGAGGTGGCCGGTGCCGTGGTTTCCACCCTTGACCTCGATTCGGTGCTCAGGCACATCCTGACGAGCGCCATGCGCTTCGCCGAAACACCGGCCGGCAGCATAGCCCTCTACGACGGGTACCGTCACGATCTTACCCTCCATGCCCACAAGGGATTGACTCCGGAGTTCGTCAAGACCGAGCGCTGGAACGTCCAGCCCGGCGGTCTCACGGAGCAGGTGCTGACCCGTGGCGAGATTCTCTTTGTCAACGACACGGCCGACACGAGCTTCTTCCACAATCCCACCGCCCTCAACGAGGGGATACGATCCCTGATCTGCGTTCCTCTCATGATCCAGAACCGCATTGTCGGCATCCTCTACCTGGACGATTTCGTCCCCCGGCAGTTCGACCAGAAGCGGATGAAGCTCCTGTCGGTACTCGCATCCTTCGCTGCCATGGCCATCGACAATGCCCAGCTTCACGCGCGGACGCGACTGATGGCCATCACCGATTCCCTCACGGGATTGTACAACCACAGATATTTCCAGCAGGTTTTCAATCGTGAGCTGAACCGGGCCAAGCGGTACGAAAAGCCTCTTGCCATCATCATGCTTGACGTGGACGACTTCAAACGGTTCAACGACACCTACGGCCACCCCCACGGAGACAAGGTGCTGGCAGCCATGGGCGACTTCCTCGGCGAGGCCCTGCGGAGCTCGGATTTTGCCTTCCGCTACGGAGGGGAGGAGTTCATTGTCCTGCTGCCTGAAACCGAATTCGACAGTGCCCTCCAAGTGGCGGAGCGGCTGCGTGAACTGGTGGAGCGGCAGAGCCTCGACGTGCTCAAGGGGATAGCTCCCCACGGCATTACGGTCAGCGTCGGCGTTGCCTCCTTCCCCCGCGACGGGGGAAGCCGCGGGGAACTCCTCAAGCGGGTCGATGATCTTCTCTACCGGGCAAAGGAGTACGGGAAGAACCGCGTGTACAGCAGAAGTGAGGATGAGCCATGA
- a CDS encoding 2-oxoacid:ferredoxin oxidoreductase subunit gamma, with protein MRHDVFIAGFGGQGVLLAGNILGQAAIIEGKNVSFFPSYGVEKRGGAAMCTVVIADDEVGSPVIGSPSVAVILNQASFDKFFAKVKTGGLCIVNGSLVDVPAGLRSDITVVTIPMNDIAVELGDPRMVNMVALGAYAARTGAVSLQSLEDALKETLPERNHRFIPANVKAIAAGAGFGG; from the coding sequence ATGCGTCATGACGTATTCATTGCCGGCTTCGGCGGCCAGGGAGTCCTGCTCGCCGGAAACATCCTGGGCCAGGCGGCCATCATCGAAGGGAAAAACGTTTCGTTCTTCCCCTCCTACGGTGTCGAGAAGCGGGGCGGTGCTGCCATGTGCACCGTTGTCATCGCCGACGACGAAGTGGGATCCCCCGTCATCGGCAGCCCCTCTGTTGCGGTCATCCTCAACCAGGCATCCTTTGACAAATTCTTTGCCAAGGTCAAAACCGGCGGGCTCTGCATCGTCAACGGCTCGCTGGTGGACGTGCCCGCAGGTCTGCGTTCCGATATTACGGTCGTCACCATCCCCATGAACGACATTGCCGTGGAACTGGGCGATCCGCGCATGGTCAACATGGTTGCGCTCGGCGCCTATGCCGCCAGGACCGGCGCGGTTTCCCTCCAGTCGCTGGAAGATGCCCTCAAGGAAACGCTCCCCGAGCGCAATCATCGCTTCATCCCCGCCAACGTCAAGGCCATTGCAGCTGGCGCGGGTTTTGGCGGCTAA
- a CDS encoding N(6)-L-threonylcarbamoyladenine synthase TsaD: MLVLAIETSCDETAAAVVRDGRTILSNVVSSQVKDHAVYGGVVPEIASRKHLETIPAVVGEALRLADVTLDHVEGVAVTQGPGLAGALLVGLSVAKSIAFARGLPLAGVNHIEAHLAAIFLEREVAYPYLALVVSGGHSHLYRVDGIGRCTTLGQTLDDAAGEAFDKVAKLLGLPYPGGIEIDRLASAGDPDAIAFPRPLLHDGSFNFSFSGLKTAVLSAVKKQGIPEGEKLADFCASFQKAVCHVLVEKTFRAADATGIDRVVVAGGVACNSALRREMAHAAAARGVELMIPSPSLCGDNAAMIAVPGDYYLRCGEQGGLALDARVNWPLDLLGSGREG; this comes from the coding sequence ATGCTCGTACTTGCCATAGAAACATCGTGCGACGAAACCGCCGCCGCCGTGGTGCGCGACGGGCGCACCATCCTGTCGAACGTGGTTTCCTCTCAAGTGAAGGATCATGCCGTGTACGGCGGGGTTGTTCCCGAAATTGCCTCGCGCAAGCACCTGGAGACCATCCCCGCGGTTGTCGGCGAGGCCCTGCGCCTGGCGGACGTGACCCTCGATCACGTGGAAGGGGTTGCGGTGACCCAGGGGCCCGGACTGGCCGGCGCCCTTCTGGTCGGTCTGTCCGTGGCCAAATCCATCGCCTTTGCCCGTGGGCTTCCCCTGGCAGGAGTCAATCACATCGAAGCGCACCTTGCCGCCATTTTTCTTGAACGCGAGGTCGCCTATCCCTATCTGGCCCTGGTGGTGTCAGGGGGGCATTCCCACCTGTACCGGGTCGACGGCATCGGCCGGTGCACCACCCTCGGCCAGACCCTGGACGATGCTGCGGGCGAGGCCTTCGACAAGGTGGCCAAGCTGTTGGGGCTCCCCTATCCGGGCGGCATCGAGATCGATCGCCTGGCCTCCGCCGGTGATCCGGATGCCATCGCCTTTCCGCGGCCCCTGCTCCACGACGGCAGCTTCAACTTCAGTTTCAGCGGCCTCAAGACCGCAGTGCTCTCAGCGGTAAAAAAACAGGGAATTCCCGAAGGGGAAAAACTTGCCGATTTCTGTGCCTCGTTTCAGAAAGCAGTCTGTCATGTGCTGGTGGAAAAGACCTTCCGCGCCGCGGATGCGACCGGCATCGACCGGGTCGTGGTGGCAGGCGGAGTGGCCTGCAATAGTGCGCTGCGGCGGGAAATGGCCCATGCCGCCGCTGCGCGGGGCGTGGAGCTCATGATCCCGTCGCCGTCGCTGTGCGGCGACAATGCCGCCATGATCGCCGTGCCGGGTGACTATTACCTGCGCTGCGGCGAGCAGGGCGGGCTCGCGCTTGACGCACGGGTGAACTGGCCCCTGGACCTGCTCGGGTCGGGGAGGGAAGGGTGA